In a genomic window of Chloroflexota bacterium:
- a CDS encoding Hsp70 family protein: protein MGKIIGIDLGTTNSVVAVMEGGEPTVITSAEGSRITPSVVGFAKSGERLVGQVAKRQAITNPENTVFSIKRFMGRRWDDPEVQRSKDLVPYTVEKDPKSDGVTVTLANGKSYTPPEISAMILQKLKSDAEAYLGEKVTEAVITVPA from the coding sequence ATGGGAAAGATCATCGGTATCGACCTCGGCACCACCAACAGCGTGGTGGCCGTCATGGAGGGCGGTGAGCCCACCGTCATCACCAGTGCCGAGGGCTCGCGCATCACGCCCTCCGTGGTCGGCTTCGCGAAGAGCGGGGAGCGGCTGGTGGGCCAGGTCGCCAAGCGCCAGGCGATCACCAACCCGGAGAACACCGTGTTCTCGATCAAGCGCTTCATGGGCCGCCGCTGGGACGATCCGGAGGTCCAGCGCTCGAAGGACCTGGTGCCCTACACCGTCGAAAAGGACCCGAAGTCGGATGGGGTCACGGTGACGTTGGCCAACGGCAAGAGCTACACCCCGCCCGAGATCAGCGCCATGATCCTGCAGAAGCTGAAGTCCGATGCCGAGGCCTACCTGGGCGAGAAGGTGACCGAGGCGGTCATCACCGTGCCGGC
- the grpE gene encoding nucleotide exchange factor GrpE — translation MTESTKSAKPINGDPRPKTRAEERAEAISTPSRSELLEQLQEAERALAATRQRADENLNNWQRAAADLSNFRRRTEEERAATGLFANAILLARLLSVLDDFDRALDTVPPDTHEAWVEGIRLVQRKLHSLLESEGVTPIEAVGKPFDPNLHEAVVHEDTTAYPDNTVIDEVQRGYLLHERVLRPALVRVANNPAHPAGPTTPGE, via the coding sequence ATGACTGAGTCGACCAAGTCCGCGAAGCCGATCAACGGCGACCCGCGCCCCAAGACGCGGGCCGAGGAACGGGCGGAGGCCATCTCCACGCCGTCGCGCAGCGAGCTGCTCGAACAGCTACAGGAGGCCGAGCGCGCCCTGGCTGCGACTCGCCAGCGGGCCGATGAGAACCTGAACAACTGGCAGCGTGCGGCCGCCGACCTGTCGAACTTCCGGCGCCGGACCGAGGAGGAGCGGGCCGCCACCGGCCTGTTCGCCAACGCCATTCTCCTGGCGCGCCTGCTGAGCGTGCTCGATGACTTCGATCGCGCCCTGGACACCGTCCCGCCCGACACCCACGAGGCGTGGGTCGAGGGCATCCGCCTGGTCCAGCGCAAGCTGCACAGCCTGCTGGAGTCGGAGGGGGTGACACCCATCGAGGCCGTCGGCAAGCCATTCGACCCCAACCTCCACGAGGCCGTCGTCCACGAGGACACGACCGCATACCCAGACAACACCGTCATCGACGAGGTCCAGCGCGGCTACCTGCTCCACGAGCGGGTCCTGCGCCCGGCCCTCGTCCGCGTCGCCAACAACCCAGCCCACCCGGCTGGGCCAACCACACCCGGAGAGTAG